The proteins below are encoded in one region of Naumovozyma castellii chromosome 6, complete genome:
- the SSD1 gene encoding mRNA-binding translational repressor SSD1 (ancestral locus Anc_5.307) translates to MSKNSNNNRNQDTIFVKTTGGGKNAPKQIHVAHRRSQSELTNLMIEQFTLQKQLETVQAQQQQLLAQQQQLAHQTGQYITNNSNNNNTGNNMMAPPQYNTNLGSPNVSGGNRSRSHSRNNSGYHQNSYDNNNNNNNNNNLTPNYHRKTGSQSSVYGHSRRHSLGLNEAKKAAAEEQAKRVAGVNELPTNVDVRVETASPDMSSTEQSSFKFPAAPVPPQQHRRTNSNLSSPSFKFPPAINTPISAPQEDDFIQTSSTHRRSKTRNNEQSPGINSNWRNQSQTQSQIQQQQQQSPYRHRQTNSKDYNSFNNLEPPAFFPGHYPRGSNTSVHSFTSNNGGNNGRRSLFAPYLPQANIPELIQEGRLVAGILRVNKKNRSDAWVSTDGALDSDIYICGSKDRNRALEGDLVAVELLVVDDVWGSKKEKEEKKRRKDASSQHDIIPLNSNDDYHNDASANALSTPFLAPRANSDENSPISPRKGANLDFLNDKSPTKSSIKRRNSLKQRPTQKKNDDVEVEGQSLLLVEEEEINDTYKPLYAGHVVAVLDRIPGQLFSGTLGLLRPSQQSNNDGKPPQSPKIAWFKPTDKKVPLIAIPTDLAPKDFVENADKYADRLFVASIKRWPITSLHPFGVLVSELGEINDPNTEIDSILRDNNFLSNEYLDMKDPTKEKAIFQALTISEEDLAARKSFTNREQYNIMAISEKQSLSEFAIHVRNKDESTIELGCHVVDVTSYIEENSSLDRRARKRSSGVFMPQKSVELLPRAVNNSITLEANKESATISVVYDIDINSFQIKSTWIGESVIKPSTLLSIDEIDRRLKSAKIDPYISLVKNIATSLYATRINFPEASLEPALSLFESLDDEKVKVDLNIFDRSLGFSVINELQRKVNSTVAEKIYEKLGDSSFLRRQVQPISTKIASFKNKVLKFGINIDITSTDTVIRSILDIEDPDIRVGVEILLFKTMSRAKYFVAGKVDPDQYGHYALNLPIYTHFTCPLRRYADHVVHKQLKSIIRGVPYSEDIDSLKITSEYCNFKKDCAYQAQEQAVHLLLCKTINDMGNATGQLLTMATVLQVYESSFDVFIPEFGIEKRVHGDQLPLFKAEFDTGSRILELHWQPGVDSATFVPADEKNPKSYRNSIKNKFRSTTAEIASMELSSNSRASVSDSLAKEFADLHLSVPQLRLPEKNARVSDPLDQFLSTAVTRKEDDNCIQEIHELQKIPILLRAEVGMALPCLSVRALNPFIKRE, encoded by the coding sequence ATGTCTAAAAATAGCAACAATAATCGAAATCAAGACACTATCTTTGTTAAGACAACAGGTGGAGGTAAAAACGCCCCAAAGCAAATCCATGTTGCCCATAGAAGATCTCAAAGTGAATTGACCAATCTGATGATAGAACAATTCACTTTGCAAAAGCAATTGGAAACTGTTCAAGcgcagcaacaacaattgcTCGctcaacaacagcagcTGGCTCATCAAACCGGCCAATACATTACTAATAacagtaataataacaataccGGGAATAATATGATGGCACCTCCTCAATATAATACCAATTTGGGATCACCTAACGTTTCTGGCGGGAATAGAAGTAGATCTCATTCTAGAAATAATTCCGGTTATCATCAAAACTCttatgataataataataataacaataataacaataactTGACACCAAATTACCATAGAAAGACAGGTTCCCAATCAAGTGTTTATGGCCATTCAAGAAGACATTCTTTAGGATTAAATGAAGCTAAAAAGGCTGCAGCTGAAGAACAAGCTAAGAGAGTTGCAGGTGTCAATGAACTTCCAACTAATGTTGATGTTAGAGTTGAAACTGCATCTCCAGATATGAGTTCCACTGAACAATCTTCATTTAAGTTCCCAGCGGCCCCAGTTCCACCTCAACAACATCGTCGTACTAATTCTAATTTGTCATCACCTTCGTTCAAATTCCCACCTGCAATTAATACACCAATTAGTGCTCCTCAAGAAGATGATTTCATTCAAACTTCAAGTACTCATCGCCGGTCAAAAACCagaaataatgaacaaTCCCCAGGTATAAATTCTAACTGGAGAAATCAATCCCAAACCCAATCTCAAAttcaacagcaacaacaacaatctCCATACCGTCATAGACAAACCAACTCAAAGGATTataattcatttaataatctTGAACCACCTGCTTTCTTCCCAGGACATTACCCTCGTGGATCCAATACATCTGTGCATAGTTTCACATCTAACAATGGAGGCAATAATGGCCGTAGATCTCTATTCGCTCCTTATTTGCCACAGGCAAATATCCCTGAATTAATTCAAGAAGGTAGACTTGTTGCTGGTATCTTGCGCGTGAATAAGAAAAACAGATCAGATGCATGGGTTTCAACTGATGGCGCGTTAGATTCTGATATTTATATTTGTGGTTCGAAAGATCGTAATAGAGCCCTTGAAGGTGATTTAGTTGCTGTCGAATTATTAGTCGTTGATGATGTTTGGGGCTCtaagaaggagaaggaagaaaaaaagagaagaaaggaTGCATCTAGTCAACATGATATCATTCCTTTGAACAGTAATGATGATTATCATAATGATGCCTCCGCAAATGCGTTAAGTACTCCATTTTTAGCACCACGTGCTAATTCAGATGAGAATAGTCCAATTTCTCCACGTAAGGGTGCCAATTTAGATTTCTTGAATGATAAATCTCCAACTAAATCTAGTATCAAGAGAAGGAACTCTTTGAAGCAACGTCCAACccagaagaaaaatgatgatgtCGAAGTCGAAGGCCAATCATTGTTGTtagtagaagaagaagaaatcaatgATACATATAAACCATTATATGCTGGTCATGTGGTTGCTGTTTTAGACCGTATTCCTGGCCAATTGTTTAGTGGTACTTTGGGTTTATTGAGACCCTCTCAACAGagtaataatgatggtAAACCTCCACAATCTCCAAAGATTGCATGGTTTAAACCAACTGACAAAAAAGTTCCTTTAATCGCCATACCAACAGATTTGGCACCAAAGGATTTTGTTGAAAATGCGGATAAATACGCTGATAGATTATTTGTTGCTTCAATTAAACGTTGGCCTATAACTTCTTTACATCCCTTCGGTGTTCTAGTCTCCGAATTGGGTGAAATTAATGATCCGAATACCGAGATCGACTCAATTTTAAGAGATAATAACTTCTTGTCtaatgaatatttagaTATGAAAGATCCTACTAAGGAGAAAGCAATATTCCAGGCATTAACGATCTCAGAGGAAGATTTAGCCGCTAGAAAGTCATTTACAAACAGAGaacaatataatattatgGCAATTTCTGAAAAGCAATCTCTCTCAGAATTTGCCATACATGTTAgaaataaagatgaaagCACTATTGAATTAGGTTGTCATGTAGTTGATGTCACCTCATATATTGAAGAGAACTCATCCCTGGATAGAAGAGCAAGAAAGAGATCGTCGGGTGTCTTTATGCCACAGAAATCAGTAGAATTATTACCCAGAGCTGTCAATAATAGCATAACTCTAGAAGCAAACAAAGAATCTGCAACTATCTCGGTGGTGTATGATATTGATATAAATTCATTCCAGATTAAATCTACTTGGATAGGTGAATCTGTTATCAAACCATCCACGCTATtatcaattgatgaaattgatagaCGCTTGAAATCGGCAAAAATCGATccatatatttctttggttAAAAATATTGCTACATCTCTCTATGCTACCAGAATTAACTTTCCCGAAGCATCATTAGAACCTGCGctatcattatttgaaagtcttgatgatgaaaaggTGAAAGTAGACTTGAATATATTCGATAGAAGTCTAGGTTTTAGTGTTATTAACGAACTTCAAAGAAAGGTTAACAGTACAGTCGCCGAAAAAATTTACGAAAAACTAGGAGACTCTTCATTCCTAAGAAGACAAGTGCAACCAATTTCTACGAAGATTGCTTCTTTCAAGAATAAAGTTCTAAAGTTTGGCATAAATATCGATATCACCTCAACTGATACAGTCATCCGTTCCATCTtagatattgaagatcCTGACATTAGAGTAGGTGTAGagattttattatttaagaCGATGTCAAGAGCAAAGTACTTTGTTGCAGGTAAGGTGGATCCAGACCAGTATGGTCATTACGCCCTAAACTTGCCTATCTACACTCATTTTACGTGTCCATTGAGGAGATATGCGGATCATGTTGTCCATAAGCAATTAAAGTCAATTATACGCGGCGTTCCTTATAGTGAGGATATTGATTCTCTAAAAATCACCTCAGAATATTGTAATTTCAAGAAGGATTGTGCATATCAAGCACAAGAGCAAGCAGTTCATTTATTGCTCTGTAaaacaattaatgatatGGGTAATGCTACTGGTCAATTACTAACAATGGCAACTGTTTTACAGGTTTACGAGTCTTCATTCGATGTCTTCATTCCAGAATTTGGTATTGAGAAAAGAGTTCATGGGGACCAGCTACCATTATTTAAGGCTGAGTTTGACACTGGAAGTAGAATCCTGGAACTCCATTGGCAACCTGGTGTTGATAGTGCAACTTTTGTGCCGGCAGATGAAAAGAATCCAAAATCGTATAGAAATTCGATTAAAAACAAATTTAGATCTACGACAGCCGAAATTGCTAGTATGGAATTGAGTTCTAATAGTAGAGCTTCTGTAAGTGATTCACTAGCCAAAGAGTTTGCAGATTTACATTTATCGGTTCCACAGCTGAGATTACCCGAGAAGAACGCCAGGGTGAGTGATCCATTAGATCAATTCCTTTCTACTGCTGttacaagaaaagaagatgataattgCATACAGGAAATTCATGAACTTCAGAAGATTCCTATTCTACTAAGAGCTGAGGTGGGGATGGCATTGCCTTGTCTTTCTGTTCGTGCACTTAACCCATTTATTAAGAGGGAATAG
- the BCD1 gene encoding Bcd1p (ancestral locus Anc_5.303), translated as MPLLCEICHKNEFKYKCPKCLKKTCSLACSKEHKKTDACDGIAHDPTKYIPHEKLKDADDEKHESNPLVQRDFNFLNSLKRTVELQKMDARTKNKRALMSSTNNHANKRTRFNNSNDESGCPKVIRRGVTCLLLPKGMQRSAQNRSKWDKSLDLFVWSIEWLLCPPKNRVVPLQEDVQEGVQKGVQEDFVQFVSHRIKETDSIVDGMSNVVYEKCSKLFNFPPLEKGVEMRGIDKLKVLEDHNIKFYTKIFPQEMTESMDSKKLILLEPSKKCIGELFRNRTVIEFPTIFVAQEETDLPLGYSIVEEPQLSADIELTPIEESNAVLQQRNVRYEMTNSGSNIVSEDDSPPKEVPYNEEVPTISKSEPKSTQKEASDVESDYDPGVNLDFLAE; from the coding sequence ATGCCCTTACTTTGTGAAATATGTcataaaaatgaatttaagTATAAGTGTCCCAAATGCCTTAAGAAAACCTGCTCACTTGCATGCTCCAAAGAACATAAAAAAACGGATGCTTGTGATGGGATTGCGCATGATCCAACTAAATACATTCCACATGAAAAGCTGAAGGAtgcagatgatgaaaaacATGAAAGTAATCCATTAGTGCAACGGGactttaattttttgaattctCTGAAAAGAACGGTTGAGTTACAGAAGATGGATGCAAGGACGAAAAATAAGAGAGCATTGATGAGTAGTACGAATAACCATGCAAACAAACGAACAAGATTTAATAACTCTAATGATGAGTCAGGATGCCCGAAGGTTATCAGAAGAGGTGTGACTTGCTTACTACTACCTAAGGGTATGCAGCGATCCGCACAAAACAGAAGTAAGTGGGATAAAAGCTTGGATCTTTTCGTTTGGTCGATAGAATGGTTGTTGTGTCCTCCAAAGAATCGAGTAGTTCCGCTTCAAGAAGATGTTCAAGAAGGTGTTCAAAAAGGTGTCCAAGAGGATTTCGTTCAATTTGTTTCACATAGAATAAAGGAAACGGACTCCATAGTAGATGGTATGAGTAATGTTGTTTATGAAAAATGTTCTAAGTTATTCAACTTTCCACCATTAGAAAAGGGAGTTGAAATGAGGGGTATTGATAAGCTAAAAGTCTTGGAGGACCataatatcaaattttacACCAAAATATTTCCGCAAGAAATGACAGAATCAATGGATTCCAAAAAGTTAATTTTATTAGAACCCTCCAAAAAATGTATTGGTGAGCTATTTAGAAACCGAACAGTTATTGAATTTCCTACTATATTTGTTGctcaagaagaaactgatCTCCCGTTAGGGTATTCGATTGTTGAGGAACCTCAATTATCAGCTGATATAGAGTTAACTCCGATTGAGGAATCCAATGCCGTACTCCAACAACGAAATGTGAGGTACGAGATGACAAATAGTGGATCCAATATTGTTTCAGAAGATGATAGTCCTCCCAAAGAAGTTCCCTATAATGAGGAAGTGCCTACTATCTCAAAATCAGAGCCTAAATCTACCCAAAAAGAAGCTTCGGATGTAGAGAGTGACTATGATCCCGGTGTGAACTTAGATTTCCTTGCAGAATAG
- the SRP101 gene encoding Signal recognition particle receptor subunit alpha (ancestral locus Anc_5.302) — MFDQLTIFTPQGQVLFKYNCQGKKFAELQINTFISKIITSPVTQRGSKFNILNITNDSLSKSNVRPFCSMFHVTKQPELYFVITYAEQTIDLDKEAEKTLDLALKLWDSLDLNEEIQSNLKNKQHVDILYGMNEDLSKFDKYLRAKYEESIKFDVVNATNDNVSREASPRVDSLKKNSLHAKNKGNNGGGRKWGRNGMMEETTSSEDVSQLDFSRSSKNKSGIASPESNFDMEFDKNAFGERTDKGEFLIKEIDDLLTSTATANENESQTSSTSQGFVNSTMGFIQRNLIGNKTITESDLRSVLDKLKKKLITKNVAPEAADFLTEQVSNDLLGSKTANWTSVEVTARASLTKALTQILTPGVSVDLLHEIQKKTGKKDNEGKAQPYVFSIVGVNGVGKSTNLSKLAFWLLQNNFKVLIVACDTFRSGAVEQLRVHVENLAQLMDESHIRGSKNKRGKTGNDFVELFESGYGGSDLVTKIAKQAIKYAHDQEFDIVLMDTAGRRHNDPTLMSPLKSFAEQAQPDKIIMVGEALVGTDSVQQAKNFNDAFGKVRNLDFFIISKCDTVGEMLGTMVNMVYATGIPILFVGVGQTYTDLRTLSVKWAVNTLMA; from the coding sequence ATGTTTGATCAATTAACGATCTTTACACCGCAAGGTCAAGTACTTTTTAAGTATAATTGCCAGGGTAAAAAGTTCGCCGAACTACAAATCAACACATTCATCTCCAAGATAATCACCTCTCCTGTGACACAAAGAGGATCTAAATTCAACATATTAAACATTACAAATGATTCTTTATCCAAAAGCAATGTGCGCCCTTTTTGTTCCATGTTCCATGTTACAAAACAACCAGAACTATACTTTGTTATAACATACGCTGAACAGACAATCGATCTTGATAAAGAGGCTGAGAAAACTCTTGATTTGGCATTAAAATTATGGGACTCCttagatttgaatgaagaaattcaaagtaacttgaaaaataaacaacatGTGGATATACTATACGGGATGAATGAGGATTTAAGTAAATTTGATAAGTACTTACGTGCCAAATATGAAGAATCCATTAAGTTTGACGTAGTTAATGCAACGAACGATAACGTTAGTAGAGAAGCCTCTCCAAGAGTTGATTcgttgaagaagaattcaCTTCATGCAAAAAATAAAGGGAATAAtggaggaggaagaaaatgGGGTCGTAATGGTATGATGGAGGAAACAACCTCTTCTGAAGACGTTTCGCAATTAGATTTCTCGAGATCTTCGAAGAATAAATCTGGCATAGCATCCCCTGAGAGCAACTTTGATAtggaatttgataaaaatgCATTTGGCGAAAGAACTGATAAAGGTGAATTTTTAATCaaggaaattgatgatttattgaCGTCAACTGCAACtgcaaatgaaaatgaatctCAAACTTCCTCAACTTCTCAAGGGTTTGTGAATTCTACAATGGGATTTATACAAAGGAATCTAATCGGTAATAAAACAATAACAGAGAGTGATCTAAGATCCGTATTggataaattgaaaaaaaagttaATTACTAAGAATGTTGCCCCGGAGGCTGCAGATTTTTTGACTGAACAAGTTAGTAATGATCTTCTTGGGTCAAAAACAGCAAATTGGACAAGTGTTGAAGTTACCGCTCGTGCGTCCCTAACTAAGGCATTAACACAAATATTAACACCAGGTGTCTCTGTTGACCTTCTCCACgaaattcaaaagaaaactGGTAAGAAGGATAATGAAGGAAAAGCGCAGCCATACGTCTTCTCAATTGTTGGGGTAAACGGTGTAGGTAAATCCACAAATTTATCGAAGCTGGCGTTTTGGCTTCTACAAAATAACTTCAAAGTTTTAATTGTTGCTTGTGATACTTTTAGATCTGGTGCTGTGGAGCAATTGAGAGTACATGTTGAAAATTTAGCTCAATTAATGGATGAATCCCACATTCGTGGATCAAAGAATAAGAGAGGAAAGACAGGGAATGATTTTGTGGAGCTTTTTGAATCGGGCTATGGTGGCTCGGATTTGGTCACTAAGATTGCAAAGCAAGCCATTAAATACGCTCATGATCAAGAGTTTGATATCGTGTTAATGGATACTGCTGGTAGAAGACATAACGATCCTACTTTAATGTCACCATTGAAATCATTTGCAGAACAGGCCCAACCAGATAAGATCATTATGGTTGGAGAAGCTTTAGTTGGTACTGACTCTGTACAACAAGCAaagaatttcaatgatGCTTTTGGTAAAGTAAGAAACCTCGATTTCTTTATAATTTCGAAATGTGACACGGTAGGTGAAATGCTGGGAACAATGGTAAACATGGTCTACGCAACAGGCATTCCAATTCTATTTGTTGGGGTCGGACAAACATATACGGACCTGAGAACCCTTAGTGTGAAATGGGCGGTTAATACTTTGATGGCATGA